From Micromonospora echinospora, one genomic window encodes:
- a CDS encoding catalase, translating into MDPSKPAKAVKHVVEAAAGKVADALTPDVPGAPGSAPPTVEEPTTPHDPLPPKPEQGTPDTRTPTGAATGVPPSAKGQQGAYLTTAQGARLRDTDHSLKAGPRGPVLLQDHHLREKITHFDHERIPERVVHARGAGAHGVFTGYGSAEGVTKAGFLAKGKETPVFVRFSTVLGSRGSADTVRDTRGFATKFYTDEGTFDLVANNIPVFFIQDAIKFPDIIHAGKPHPDREIPQAQSAHDTFWDFVSLHTEAQHHTMWNMSDRAVPRSYRMMEGFGVHTFRLVNAAGETVLVKFHWKPKLGVHSLTWEEAQMLGGTDPDFHRRDLYDAIEAGAFPEWELGIQVFPDTPEETFNGIDLLDPTKIVPEELAPVQPVGRLVLNRTPTNFFAEVEQVAFHPGHLPPGIDVTNDPLLQGRLFSYVDTQLTRLGGPNFAQIPINRPHAPVNDMLRDGFHQHAVHAGVAPYRPNSLDGGNPFPAGVDDGAFVDVPVTVAEAPKVRANPVSFDDHFSQARLFWLSMSPVEKEHIIRAYTFELGKCYHQAIRERQLQCLANIDPVLCAEVATGLGLSAPQPTVPLADVAPSPALSQVGGEWPADGRTVGIVVDAASDLDGVDQLRRAVFGAGMVPLLVAPHGGTVGDLPVQRTFATGRSVEFDVLLLAGAPTPAPDAIPARDAKAGAADSVTVDPRVLLLVEECWRHAKAIGAWGDGVAVLREARVSGTPGVVTGDSGTEVFAAVQRLMAAHRVWDRFPASVA; encoded by the coding sequence ATGGATCCCAGCAAGCCCGCCAAGGCCGTCAAGCACGTCGTCGAGGCCGCCGCCGGAAAGGTGGCCGACGCCCTGACCCCGGACGTTCCCGGCGCACCGGGCAGCGCCCCGCCGACCGTCGAGGAACCGACGACGCCACACGACCCGCTGCCGCCGAAGCCGGAGCAGGGGACGCCGGACACCCGTACGCCGACCGGGGCGGCGACCGGCGTACCGCCGAGCGCAAAGGGCCAGCAGGGTGCCTACCTCACCACCGCCCAGGGGGCGCGGCTACGCGACACCGACCACTCGCTGAAGGCCGGGCCGCGCGGTCCGGTCCTGCTCCAGGACCATCACCTGCGCGAGAAGATCACCCACTTCGACCACGAGCGCATCCCCGAGCGCGTCGTGCACGCGCGGGGGGCCGGGGCGCACGGCGTGTTCACCGGGTACGGCAGCGCCGAAGGCGTCACGAAAGCCGGCTTCCTCGCCAAGGGGAAGGAGACCCCGGTCTTCGTCCGGTTCTCCACCGTCCTCGGTTCGCGTGGGTCGGCGGACACGGTCCGCGACACCCGTGGCTTCGCGACGAAGTTCTACACCGACGAGGGCACGTTCGACCTCGTCGCCAACAACATCCCGGTCTTCTTCATCCAGGACGCGATCAAGTTCCCCGACATCATCCACGCCGGGAAGCCGCACCCGGACCGGGAGATCCCGCAGGCCCAGAGCGCCCACGACACCTTCTGGGACTTCGTCTCCCTGCACACGGAGGCGCAGCACCACACGATGTGGAACATGTCCGACCGGGCGGTTCCGCGCTCGTACCGGATGATGGAGGGCTTCGGCGTCCACACGTTCCGGCTGGTGAACGCCGCCGGGGAGACCGTGCTGGTCAAGTTCCACTGGAAGCCCAAGCTGGGCGTGCACTCCCTGACCTGGGAGGAGGCGCAGATGCTCGGCGGTACGGACCCGGACTTCCACCGCCGGGACCTGTACGACGCGATCGAGGCCGGCGCGTTCCCCGAGTGGGAACTCGGTATCCAGGTCTTCCCCGACACCCCGGAGGAGACATTCAACGGCATCGACCTGCTCGACCCGACGAAGATCGTGCCGGAGGAGCTGGCCCCGGTGCAGCCGGTTGGCCGGCTGGTCCTCAACCGGACGCCGACGAACTTCTTCGCCGAGGTCGAGCAGGTCGCGTTCCACCCCGGGCACCTGCCGCCGGGGATCGACGTCACCAACGACCCGCTGCTCCAGGGCCGGCTCTTCTCGTACGTCGACACGCAGCTCACCCGACTGGGCGGGCCGAACTTCGCGCAGATCCCGATCAACCGTCCGCATGCGCCGGTCAACGACATGCTGCGCGACGGCTTCCACCAGCACGCCGTACACGCCGGGGTGGCGCCGTACCGGCCGAACTCGCTCGACGGTGGCAACCCGTTCCCGGCCGGCGTCGACGACGGCGCGTTCGTCGACGTGCCGGTGACCGTGGCGGAGGCACCCAAGGTGCGCGCGAACCCGGTCTCCTTCGACGACCACTTCAGCCAGGCCCGCCTGTTCTGGCTGAGCATGTCGCCGGTGGAGAAGGAGCACATCATCCGCGCCTACACCTTCGAGCTGGGCAAGTGCTACCACCAGGCGATCCGGGAACGCCAACTCCAGTGCCTGGCCAACATCGACCCGGTGCTCTGCGCGGAGGTCGCCACCGGTCTGGGCCTTTCCGCGCCACAGCCGACCGTGCCGCTCGCCGACGTCGCGCCCAGTCCGGCGCTCTCCCAGGTCGGCGGCGAGTGGCCGGCCGACGGACGCACGGTAGGGATCGTCGTCGACGCCGCCAGCGACCTCGACGGCGTCGACCAGCTGCGCCGGGCGGTGTTCGGTGCCGGCATGGTGCCGCTGCTCGTCGCCCCGCACGGCGGGACGGTGGGTGATCTGCCCGTGCAGCGCACCTTCGCCACCGGCCGGTCGGTCGAGTTCGACGTCCTCCTGTTGGCCGGAGCGCCGACGCCGGCACCGGACGCGATCCCGGCGCGCGACGCCAAGGCGGGCGCGGCGGACTCGGTGACCGTGGACCCTCGGGTACTGCTCCTGGTCGAGGAGTGCTGGCGGCACGCCAAGGCGATCGGCGCGTGGGGCGACGGGGTCGCCGTGCTGCGGGAGGCGAGGGTGAGTGGCACGCCAGGCGTCGTCACCGGCGACTCCGGCACCGAGGTCTTCGCCGCCGTGCAGCGGCTGATGGCCGCACACCGGGTGTGGGACAGGTTCCCCGCCTCGGTGGCCTGA
- the soxR gene encoding redox-sensitive transcriptional activator SoxR — protein sequence MQESLTIGQLAARSGVAPSALRYYERLGLIHAERTGGNQRRYARIELRRVAFIRIAQQVGVSLDEIREALDSLPDGRTPSAQDWARISAAWRNRLDDKIRLISKLRDDLTGCIGCGCLSLQRCALNNPADKLAGEGPGARLVLPRP from the coding sequence ATGCAGGAGTCACTCACCATCGGTCAGCTCGCCGCCCGCAGCGGCGTGGCCCCCTCGGCCCTGCGCTACTACGAGCGGCTCGGCCTCATCCACGCCGAGCGCACCGGCGGCAACCAGCGCCGGTACGCGCGGATCGAACTGCGCCGGGTGGCGTTCATCCGGATCGCCCAGCAGGTCGGCGTCTCGCTCGACGAGATCCGCGAGGCGCTGGACTCGCTGCCCGACGGGCGCACCCCCAGCGCGCAGGACTGGGCCCGGATCTCCGCCGCCTGGCGCAACCGCCTCGACGACAAGATCAGACTGATCAGCAAACTGCGGGACGACCTCACCGGCTGCATCGGCTGCGGCTGCCTGTCGTTGCAGCGCTGCGCCCTCAACAACCCCGCCGACAAGCTCGCCGGCGAGGGGCCGGGCGCGCGACTGGTCCTGCCGCGCCCCTGA
- a CDS encoding AAA family ATPase, which yields MWDIPSVVLVTGIMAAGKSTVAELLARRLPRAVHLRGDVFRRMVVSGRAEMSATPSEEAWRQLRLRYDLAASAADTYAAAGFTVVCQDVVLGPELAAMVDRIRHRPLAVVVLAPRPEVVAARERDRPKKGYGDWPVADLDAGFRADTPRIGLWLDTSDQTPEETVTEILTRAWAEGRIG from the coding sequence ATGTGGGACATCCCGTCGGTGGTGCTGGTCACCGGAATCATGGCAGCCGGTAAGTCCACAGTGGCCGAGCTGCTGGCCCGCCGGCTGCCACGTGCGGTGCACCTGCGCGGTGACGTCTTCCGCCGGATGGTGGTCAGTGGACGGGCCGAGATGAGCGCCACACCGTCGGAGGAGGCGTGGCGGCAGCTCCGGCTCCGGTACGACCTCGCCGCGTCGGCCGCCGACACGTACGCCGCCGCCGGCTTCACCGTGGTCTGCCAGGACGTGGTCCTCGGCCCGGAGCTGGCCGCGATGGTCGACCGGATCCGGCACCGGCCGCTGGCGGTCGTGGTGCTCGCGCCCCGTCCGGAGGTGGTGGCCGCCCGCGAGCGGGACCGACCCAAGAAGGGGTACGGCGACTGGCCCGTCGCCGACCTGGACGCCGGATTCCGGGCCGACACGCCCCGGATCGGGCTCTGGCTGGACACCTCCGACCAGACCCCGGAGGAGACGGTGACGGAGATCCTGACCCGGGCGTGGGCCGAGGGGCGGATCGGGTAA
- a CDS encoding NAD(P)H-quinone oxidoreductase: MRAITIPEPGGPEALRWSEVPDPEPGPGEVVVAVRASAVNRADLLQRQGHYPPPPGASAYPGLECAGVVAATAPDVTGWRVGQEVCALLAGGGYAERVAVPAGQLLPVPAGVDPVDAAALPEVACTVWSNVVQLARLAAGETLLVHGGGSGIGTFAIQLGAALGATVVVTARAAKHERLRELGAAHTVDYREQDFVEEVRRVTDGRGADVILDIMGAAYLGRNVAALTTGGRLVVIGMQGGRKAELDLGMLLAKRASVTATALRSRPVAEKAAIVRGVREQVWPLVEAGRIRPVVDRRMPMSDAAGAHRLVESSDHLGKVLLLTD; encoded by the coding sequence ATGCGTGCGATCACGATCCCGGAGCCCGGTGGACCCGAAGCCCTGCGCTGGAGCGAGGTGCCCGACCCGGAGCCCGGCCCCGGCGAGGTGGTCGTCGCCGTGCGGGCCAGCGCGGTGAACCGGGCCGACCTGCTGCAACGCCAGGGGCACTACCCGCCGCCGCCGGGTGCGTCGGCGTACCCGGGTCTGGAGTGCGCGGGGGTGGTCGCGGCGACCGCTCCGGACGTGACCGGATGGCGGGTCGGCCAGGAGGTCTGCGCGCTGCTGGCCGGCGGCGGGTACGCCGAGCGGGTCGCCGTGCCGGCCGGGCAGTTGCTGCCGGTGCCGGCCGGGGTCGACCCGGTCGACGCCGCCGCGCTGCCCGAGGTGGCCTGTACGGTCTGGTCGAACGTCGTCCAGCTCGCCCGGCTGGCCGCAGGCGAGACACTGCTGGTGCACGGGGGTGGCAGTGGCATCGGCACGTTCGCCATCCAGCTCGGCGCGGCGCTCGGCGCGACCGTGGTGGTGACCGCGCGCGCGGCCAAGCACGAGCGGTTGCGCGAGCTGGGCGCGGCGCACACCGTCGACTACCGGGAGCAGGACTTCGTCGAGGAGGTCCGGCGGGTCACCGACGGTCGGGGCGCGGACGTGATCCTCGACATCATGGGCGCGGCCTACCTGGGCCGGAACGTGGCGGCGCTGACCACCGGAGGCCGGCTCGTGGTGATCGGCATGCAGGGCGGGCGGAAGGCGGAACTCGACCTCGGCATGCTGTTGGCCAAGCGGGCTTCGGTGACGGCGACCGCGCTACGGTCCCGTCCGGTCGCGGAAAAGGCGGCGATCGTCCGGGGCGTGCGGGAGCAGGTCTGGCCGCTGGTGGAGGCGGGCCGGATCCGGCCGGTGGTGGACCGGCGGATGCCGATGTCCGACGCGGCCGGGGCGCACCGGCTGGTGGAGTCCAGCGACCACCTGGGCAAGGTGCTGCTGCTCACCGACTGA